The Kwoniella dendrophila CBS 6074 chromosome 1, complete sequence genome contains a region encoding:
- a CDS encoding dihydroorotate dehydrogenase (fumarate) yields the protein MSQSIFSSLRRPLSSSFRSSITTPSSPLVRTQIPLIRNASTTPASGPRQFISSTLFVAGGVLLIAYYYDSRSLLHEHVVMPLIRLGFDAEESHKLAVRLLSLDKWARPRDLGVDDTSLQTELFGQRISNPVGVAAGFDKDADAIDGLFDLGFGYVEVGSVTPEPQPGNPKPRFFRLEEDSAAINRYGFNSLGHGHTLAKLRARLVKFSQEHPSYFPNPLPLNPLPPSNLPRSLRPGQLLAVNLGKNKSSAADSNEDYIKGVKLLGPYADLVVINVSSPNTPGLRALQGREILENLLKDVVKERDQLQNDQNLPKIAVKVASDLTEDELADVAYAVRSSGVEGVIVSNTTIRRKELELQSSRQDEIGGLSGKPLFPYALDSIKTLRPLLPPSIPIIGCGGVTSGEDALKMAGAGASLIQLYTSFGYRGVGTPRLIKDEITSSLKSSKSSWSHEIGKDWKSTGLEMGWDENRLKQESKNLQNEFSNLNNLLKTINDKEDLNSLISQAELALGRGKDSSESSAKTGSEEVGGPRDNLAGADPSASASSSQPQITGQTGGDVAEGLIESGGVGAQQIQEAATTTTQAQEGEQGRLIEGVSAATPDSGVGAPSIQEALLSTPVAIDLTPRVIVDRPVAPEPTMVDEREKNEWAQSVRDGQRRLV from the exons ATGTCCCAAtcaatcttttcatctttacgAAGaccactttcatcttctttccgCTCCTCAATCACcacaccatcttcacctcttgTTCGAACACAAATCCCCTTAATCCGAAATGCATCAACGACACCCGCTTCAGGACCTCGACAATtcatatcttcaacattattcGTAGCTGGTGGTGTCTTACTGATAGCATATTATTATGACTCAAGATCATTATTACATGAACATGTTGTAATGCCTTTAATCAGATTGGGGTTTGACGCTGAAGAAAGTCATAAATTAGCTGTTAGATTATTAAGTTTAGATAAATGGGCTAGACCAAGAgatttaggtgtagatgataCTAGCTTACAGACTGAG CTCTTTGGACAACGAATATCGAATCCTGTTGGTGTAGCTGCAGGTTTCGATAAAGATGCTGATGCGATTGACGGTCTATTCGATCTTGGTTTCGGTTATGTAGAAGTTGGTAGTGTGACACCCGAACCACAA CCGGGTAATCCTAAACCTCGATTTTTcagattagaagaagattcagctGCTATAAATCGATATGGATTCAACTCTTTGGGACATGGACATACATTAGCTAAATTAAGAGCTAGATTAGTTAAATTTTCACAAGAACATCCATCATATTTTCCTAatccattacctttaaatccattaccaccatcaaatttacctagaTCATTAAGACCAGGACAATTATTAGCAgttaatttaggtaaaaataaATCTTCTGCAGCAGATTCAAATGAAGATTATATAAAAGGTGTTAAATTATTAGGTCCATATGCAGATTTAGTTGTTATCAAtgtatcttcacctaatacaCCTGGTTTAAGAGCTTTACAAGGTAGagaaattttagaaaatttatTAAAAGATGTAGTAAAGGAAAGAGACCAATTACAAAATGATCagaatttacctaaaatcgCTGTAAAAGTTGCAAGTGAtttaactgaagatgaattagctgatgtAGCTTATGCTGTGAGAAGTTCAGGTGTAGAAGGTGTAATAGTTAGTAATACAACcatcagaagaaaagaattggAATTACAATCAT CCcgacaagatgaaattggtggATTATCTGGAAAACCGTTATTCCCATATGCATTAGACTCAATTAAAACTTTAAgaccattattaccaccttctatACCAATTATTGGATGTGGTGGAGTtacatcaggtgaagatgcaTTAAAAATGGCTGGAGCAGGTGCTTCGTTGATACAgttatatacatcatttgGATATAGAGGTGTTGGTACACCAAGATTAATTAAAGACGaaataacatcatcattaaaatcatcaaagagTAGTTGGTCACATGAAATTGGAAAAGATTGGAAATCTACTGGATTAGAAATGGGTTGGGATGAAAATAGATTAAAACAAGAATCCAAAAACCTACAAAATGAATTTTCGAATTTAAATAATTTGTTAAAGActataaatgataaagaagatttaaattcTTTGATCTCGCAAGCTGAGTTGGCTTTAGGGAGAGGAAAAGATTCATCAGAGTCATCAGCAAAAACGGGATCAGAAGAAGTTGGTGGACCAAGAGATAACTTAGCTGGTGCAGATCcatctgcttctgcttcttcatcacaaCCTCAAATTACCGGTCAAACGGGaggtgatgtagctgaagGTTTGATTGAATCTGGAGGTGTCGGTGCCCAGCAAATCCAAGAAGctgcaacaacaacaacacaaGCTCAAGAAGGAGAACAAGGTAGATTGATCGAAGGTGTATCTGCTGCTACACCTGACTCTGGTGTAGGGGCACCATCAATACAAGAAGCCTTATTGTCGACCCCTGTAGCGATTGATTTGACACCTAGAGTTATTGTTGATCGTCCTGTAGCACCTGAACCCACAATGGTTGACGagagagaaaagaatgaatggGCCCAATCAGTTAGAGATGGTCAAAGACGACTTGTatag
- a CDS encoding ribosomal protein L30 — MFRSRILNQISSTIASASSSSSSSSSSSVTGAPTHHLITLIRSPIGLPSSSRNTLEALGLHRLREKSLHPYGETTAGRILRVKELVHVSNVTKEEGKLLVKRRKSEGSGLELSKTRIYGGGKGLIQNQQI; from the coding sequence ATGTTCCGTTCACGAATACTTAATCAGATATCATCAACTATCGCTTCAGcttcgtcctcatcatcctcttcatcatcatcttcggTTACAGGAGCACCAACACATCATTTAATAACATTAATAAGATCACCAATTGGATTACCTTCATCGTCAAGAAATACATTAGAAGCATTAGGTTTACATAGATTACGTGAAAAATCTTTACATCCATATGGTGAAACTACTGCAGGTAGAATATTAAGAGTTAAAGAATTAGTACATGTTTCAAATGttactaaagaagaaggtaaattgttggtaaaaagaagaaaatctGAAGGTAGTGGGTTAGAGTTGAGCAAGACTAGAAtttatggtggtggtaaaggctTAATACAGAATCAGCAAATATAA